AAGAGACACTATAAAATATAAATATTTGATTTTTATACTTTTTAAAGTGTTAACAAGTATTGTTTAGGAGAAAACATGAAATATTTAAAAGATAGTACCCTGCTGACTAGTTGTCTTGTAGTATTTTTTGGTGGGTCATTAGGTAGCTTGTTCAGGCTACTAATTACCGAAATTCCACATATTGGGAGTAGTCCTTGGGTTATAGTAGTCATCAATGTTTTAGGATCATTCTTCCTTGCTTATATCGGAGCAGTCATTCCTGACAGCTATGACTATTCTTTAATTTTAAAAAATTTTATAGGGACGGGTATCATGGGTGGCTTTACAACATTCAGCACATTTATACTTCAAATTAATCAATTAGGTAG
The DNA window shown above is from Leuconostoc mesenteroides subsp. mesenteroides ATCC 8293 and carries:
- a CDS encoding fluoride efflux transporter FluC; this encodes MKYLKDSTLLTSCLVVFFGGSLGSLFRLLITEIPHIGSSPWVIVVINVLGSFFLAYIGAVIPDSYDYSLILKNFIGTGIMGGFTTFSTFILQINQLGRENFLISIIYTLISFILAYIAVVFGKNVGKNRRLNQ